The window ATATGGCCCGATTTTGAAAGATATTTCTGTACTTCGTTGAAGGCGTTGGAGTAGATTATCGCGTAGGGGTTCTCCTGTCCATCCACGACCCCCTGCTGCAGCGCTGAATAGAGCTCTCCAAAGTTTATCGCCATCGGAGCGGCGCCGAGAAGCTTAAAGGTGTCGAGGCGCATCTTGTCTGGGGTGACGCGGATCTTGAGTCCCTTGAGGTCTTCAGGTTTCACGATGGGTTTTTTATTGTTCGTTATGTGTCGGAAGCCATTTTCCCACCAAGCAAGGCCAACGATTCCTTTCTGGCCTAGGAGATCGAATAGGTATTTACCGAGCTTGCCGTCGAATGCCTTATAGGCGGCCTCGTGTGTCGGCCAGGCGTATGGAAGAGCCTCGATGCCAAACTTCGGGTCGATCGACTGGAAAGATCCACCGCCTATAAGTCCGCCGTCTACCGTACCGAATGTGAGTCCCTCCACCATGTCCTTCTCATTGCCGAGCTGTCCGCTTGGGTAGAGCTGGATAACGACACGTCCATCAGTCTCCTTCTTCACTTCGTTTGCAAACCCTGTAAGGTTCCTATGCCAGGAGTGATCGGTATTAAGGACATGACCGATCTTGATCGTAGTCGAAGCAAATCCTGATGAGGTAAACAGAGCCGTTGCCATTAGAGCGATAGATAATACCAGAGCCAATTTCTTTACCATTTTTAAAAGTTCCTCCAGTACAAAAATAATTTATCTATGCAATGATAGTACTATAGAAAAAAGTGTCAATAACCAATTAAATAAATTTTGTTCAGCTGCAAGAAATTTCATCGGTAAAAGATCGGATATATTTGAAAAAATAAGAAATAAAAATATCTTAAATAAAGAGTAGCAAAACTATACAATCATTTTGCCACCACTGCGAAAAATATGAGCGGCACGCCACCGCAGTTTTTCAGTGCGTGGGACATTCCCTTTTTTGTTGTAAAGATATCTCCTGCGTGGGCGGGACATTCGCCGCCGTCATAAATGTAAAGACCCTCTCCCGATACGACCGCGTAGACCTCTTCGTCGTCCTCATGGCGGTGCAGCCCGATGCTGGCACCAGGTGCGAGCTCGATTCGGGAGGCGAACGTCAGTGGACCACAGGAGGAAATAAGCGGAGAGGCGAATATCCTCGCCTCTCCGCTTCCTCCACGCAAATTCGCGGTTATTTCAGGTTTTTCATCCTGTCTTATCAGAGCCATGTTACTCCTCGGCGCTCATGCTCTTGAGCATTTCGTCGAGTTCGACATAGCTTGTCTTGCCGTTGCCGAGCAGGGGGATCGTCTCCATGTGGATTAGCTTCTTGGGTATCGCGATCTCCGCCATGCCGAGGTCGGAAAGTTTCTGACGCAGGTCGTCGCGCTTCATGTCGGTCATTGTCGTCACCGCCGTCAGCGTCTCGCGGTTCGCGCCGTGCATCATCGTGACGGCGTGCTGCTCCTCGGGCCATATCTCATAGATCGCCTCTTCGACGGCGGCGAGCGAGATCATCTCTCCGCCGATCTTAGCGAAGCGCTTTGCACGCCCGAGGATTGTCACGTACCCTTCGTCGTCGATGTGAACGATGTCGCCGGTGTCATACCAGCCATCCTTGGGCGGTTCCAGAACGCCGGGGTTTGAGATTCTCAAATAACCGAGCATGATATTGTCGCCCTTCAGCCAGAGGCGGCCTCCGTCATGTACTCCGTCGACAGGTTCGAGGCGGTACTGCAGCCCTGCGACGATCGTCCCGACGGTGCCGGTCTTATGATGCGCGTAGTAATTGTTCGCGACGACCGGCGAGGCCTCTGTGACGCCATAGCCCTCGGTGATCCTGACGTTGAAGCGCTCGAACCAGGTCTGCTGGGTCGAAGCTCTGAGCTTTTCCCCGCCCTGTACGAGAAGGCGCATCGTCGCGAAGTCATAGTTGTCGCTCGCGGCCTTCGCGTAGCCGGCGAGGAAGGTATCCGTGGCGAAGAGCAGCGTTATGCGCTCGTCGTAACAGATGGCGGCGATCGTCTTATAGTGCAGCGGCGACGGATAGAGATAGACGAAGAAGCCCAGCGATACGGGCATGAATACGCCGCAGAGCCCGAAGGAGTGGAAGATCGGCATCGCGTTGAGGACGCGGTCCGAACGGTAGAAGTCGACGCGCGTGAACATCTGCGCGTGGTTTGTGTTGAGGTTTTTATAGCTGAGGACCACGCCCTTGGGCGCTCCCTCTGAGCCGGAGGTGAAGAGGACCACCGCCGGTTTTTCCTCCGCCTCGGGGCTTACGAGGTTTGATCGCAGGAAGAAGGTGCGCAGCGCGGCGGAGAGTTTTTTGCCGGTCGTGATCAGCTGTGCCGCGTCTTCGAGCCAGAATATGCGGATACCGGCCTCCTCTATCGCCTGTGAGAGCGCCTCTAATTTTCCGAGTTCGATAAACCTGCGCGACGAAACGACCGTCCTGATGCTGGCGGTACGGCAGCAGTTGACAAGTGAGCGGGGCCCGAGGGAGAAGTTCAGCATAGCCGGCACCTTGCCGATTTTTTGCAGCGCGTACATCGAAATGACGCCGCCGAGCGAGGTCGGCAGCAGTACGCCGATATTGTCGCCCTCAAGGTTCTGCCGGCGCAGCGCCTCCTCTATCAGGAGGATGCGCGTAATAAAGCCGTTGTAGGTGACGGGCTTGGCTCCGGCGTCGCTGAATATCCGCACGTTGCCGCCGAATTCCCGGCGAGCGTCGAGCAGGATGTCCCAGAAGGGCTTCCGCTTCCGGCGTGCCGCGAGTGATGCCTCGTCCATGATGCGCTCCAGCGCCCGTCCGGCGGCGGCGTTACGCTTGGACCCCGTCAGTCCCTCGGGGATATTGAGATTCTGAACGGGAAAAACGGTTATCGTCACCTCGGAGAAGAAGCGTACCCCGCGTTTGTGCTGGATGCGTGAGAAGGGCGTACGCTCCGTTCCCTTGATATGTATCGGCAGGATCTTTGCCTTGGTGTGGTCGGCGATCATCGCGACCCCCTGTGAAACCTTCATCGGGTTGCCGATGGTGGTGGGCTGCAGTTCGGGAAAGATGACGCAGCGTCCGCCGTTTTTCAACAGGTTAAGGAAATATTTGAGCGAGAGCGGAGCGTCCGCGTCCAGTATATGAGTGTCGGCTATCGGCAGAAATAGCCCCGCGAAGCGTTTTTTCGTCAAACGCCGCTCAATGGCGAACGGGACCTTCTCCGGCAAAAAAGCGGCAAGAATCAGCGGATCGATGAACGAAACGTAATTTGGCGCGATGAGAACGCCCTCACCAGCATTTTCCCAGTTCTCCCAGCCCTTTACCTTTACCCGGAAGAAAAGGCGCAGTATAAGTTTTACAATGAGTCGACGCAAAGAGACCCCTCCGATGGCTCCGCAAAAATAGTGGAAGCGCAAGTCTGGTATGATATACAGATTATATCATGATACGACTGGATTCCGTGGTTTTTATTTTACTTTATAAAGAATTAGGATACAATAAATATATCATAGATATATACATAAATGAAAGAAAGGGTGGTAATGATGGAGAAGAAAGATAAGGTTTTTCTTATCGGTGCCGGAGACCACGCAAAAGTAGTGCTCTCGACGCTCGAAGCCTGCGGCGTGGAGTGCGCGGGTATCTACGACGATAACCCGGAGCTGTGGGGAAGGACGCTCTGGTGTCTTCCCATCATAGGCCCGGTGTCGGAGATGCCCGACACGCCGGATACGATGGCCGTCATCGCGATCGGCTCGAATGTGGTCCGCCGCAGGATACGCGAACGGTTCAGGGAGGCCTGCTGGCCGGTATTCGTTCATCCGATGGGGATCGTCCACAGCTCGGTACGTCTGGGAGAGGGGACGGTTGTCTTCGCCGGATGTATCATCGAATCCGACGCAGTGATCGGCAAACAGAGCATCATCAACTCCGGCTGCTTTATCGGCCATGACAGCAGGATCGGCGACTTCTGTCACATGGCGCCGAAGAGCGCCATTGCGGACAGCGTCACGCTGGGCAACGGCGTATTCCTGGGGCTGGGTTCCATGGTGCGTCCCTACACGACGATACTTGACGACGTGACGGTCGGCATGGGCAGCTCCGTCGTAAAAAAGCTCGGGCCGGGCGGCACCTATGTCGGTACGCCGGCAAAAAGGATCATGACGCCGGTCATTGATAAAGATTGAGGTTTATGTATATCTGAAATATTCGCCTCGCAGCGGGAATAGATTTGCATAAATGATCGGCTGGGAGGCTGTGTCCTATCTTGGGTCGGCCTCCCAGCCGTTTTGTGCGTATATTAAATATTTTCTTTGCCGGACCTGTCAAGTGACCGTCGGCACGCATCCAGCATGTCGGCGATTATCTCGCGGTCGGCGCCGGAGAACGCGGAGGCGCTGTCGATACTGTACCAGACCCTTCCCAGCATCGTCGTGATCTCCGGGACCGTCAGAGGACGCATCTTTTCATCGGATGCCGTACCGGAGGAGAGGCGCGCCGCATCTTCGGGGGCCGACAGAGCCTCCGCGTCAAGCCAATAGGCCAATCCCCGTCCCGAACGCTCCACGATCTGGATCAATATCCGATAGGACGGCTCCTTTTTGCCGCGCTCCAGCTCGCTATAGTACGCGGGAGATATATCCAAAATCTCCGATACCTTAGCCTGCGACCTGTCTCCCCTATATTCCCGCAATAACACTGCAAATGATTTAGCCATGTAATAGACATTAAACAGTCATAACGAAAGAATCAATATAAATAAGCGTACATATGATATGTTATAGCGTTGATTTATACGCGATAGCGGATATAATATTGGCATATTCATATCACATTCTGCGGAGGGAAAATCATGAAAAAATTATTGGCCAAAATCGCGGTCGTCTCGCTGACGCTGTCGCTGCTGGGGGCGCCGTCTTATGCGGCGGCGAAGAGTATCGAGCTTAAATTAAGCCACGCAACGCCCAGGAGCAGCACCTGGCACCAGGGCGCAGAAAAATTTGCGAGCATAATAAAGGAAAAGACCTCGGCAAAATATGATATTAAGATATACCCAAGCGACGAGCTCTCCGGCGGAAATCAGGTGGCGGGAATAGAACTGCTGCAGACCGGTGTTACCGATATCCATATGCAGGACGCCCTCGTCTGGTCCGCGATAGCGAAGAAGAGCATCCTGCCCTGTTTCCCCTGGCTGCTGCCAACCTATAAGGATGTCGACGCGGCGATGCGGGGCGAGGGCGGAAAGGCCATGAAAAAGGTCATCAACGAAGTGGGTGTCGTCTGTCTCGCGATCGGTGAGAACGGCTACCGTCAGGTGGTCAATAACCGCAATCCCATCCAAAAGCCGGCCGACATGAAGGGGCTCAAGATTCGCGTGCCGGGAAGCAACGTGCATGTCAACCTGCTCAAATATATCGGGGCCGATCCCATAACGATGAACCAGTCGGAGGTTTATACCTCGCTGCAGCAGGGTACGATAGACGCCTGCGAAAATACGATCGACCTGCTGTTTACTCAGAATACGCTCGAGGTGGTCAAATTTATCTCGCTCTGGAATTATTCCTACGACCCGATCTATTTCTCCGTGAGCACGGAGCTTTGGGAGCGGCTCTCCGCGGAGGAAAAGAAGATATTCCAGGAGGCCGCCACGGAGGCGATGGCGTATCAGGTCAAGGTCACGCGAGAAAAGGACCTGCAGCTTCGTAAACGCCTTGGCGAGTATAAGGTGAAGGTTGTAAGCGAACTCTCCCCCGAAGGGCTCCAGGCTTTCAAAAAGGCGGTAGCCCCGATATACAAGGACTACAAGAAGGAATTTGGCGAAGAGATATTCAAGCAGTTCGGCTATAAATTCTAGTCCGTTCAAGTGGGGCGGCCTCTGCCTTACGGCTGAGCGCCGCCCTCTATTTATATGATATGGGGGCGATAGAAGCATATGAAAAAGATAGAATTCCTGTTAAGTAAATTTGAAGAGATAATCATGGTGGCCGGCGGCCTGCTGATGGTCTTTATGAACTTCGCAAATGTGGTCTGCCGCTACCTTTTGCCGACCACGCCCTTTTCATATACGGAGGAGCTTGTGGTCCTGCTCTTCGTATGGGTGAGCATGTTTGGAATCTCGTACGCTTATAGACGACGGGCGCATACGCTTCTTACGATCTTATCAGACAATATCCCGGGAAAGTTCCAGATAATAATCGTCGTTATCTCGATGTGCGCCTCGATGCTTCTGATGTTTCTTATCGCGAAGACCGGCTACGGCATGGTGATGAATCAGCTCAAATACAATCAGATACTGCCGGGGATGAAGATACCGGTCGCCGTGATGGGATGGGCCGTCCCGCTGGGCGCGGCGGCGGCGTTGCTGAGCGCGGCCGCGTCGGGATGCGAAGAGATCCGGACGCTGATGGCGGGCGAAAGAGAGGAGATATGACATAATGACTGGCTTGATACTGATAGGTGTATTCTTTTCCCTTCTTATCCTGAGAGTGCCGGTGGCCGCCTCTATGGGGCTGGCGGCCTTTGCCGGCATCGTGCAGATGGGATATAAGATATCGGTCTTTCCCACAGTCTTCTATGCGGCGATCGCCAAGTACACGATGCTGGCGATTCCCTTTTTCATCCTCGCGGGGGTGATAATGGACCACGCAGGGATATCAAAGAGGCTGATCAATCTGGCAAATGCCTGCGTGGGGCATCGCCGGGGAGGCCTGGCGGTCGTCACGGTGATCGTCGCCTGCTTCTTCGCGGCCATTTCCGGTTCGGGGCCGGCGACCGTCGCCGCCATCGGAGGCGTTCTTATTCCCGCGATGTCCAAGCAGGGATATGATAAAAATTTCGCGACGGCGCTGGTCGCCTCCTCCGGTGGTATTGGCATGATAATCCCGCCGAGCATCCCCTTCATCATCTACGCAATGCTCGCCGAGGTCTCTGTTGGTACGATGTTCATGGCAGGTATCGTCCCGGGGCTGCTCTTCGGCCTATTCTTCGTCGCCGCGGCGCTGCTCTATCTGCGTAAGGACAAAAACCTCATCCTACAGGAAAAATGCAGCCTCCATACGCGCTGGCAGGCGTTTAGGAGCGCCGTCTGGGCGCTTTTGATGCCGGTGATAATCCTTGGCGGTATCTACGGCGGCATCTTCACGCCGACCGAGGCCGCCGGCGTAGCGGTGGCCTACGGCCTCTTTGTGGGAGTCTGCGTCTACCGGGAGATAAAGGTAAAAGAGCTGTGGGCCGTCATGGTTGATTCCTTCGTCTCCTCGGCGATAATCATGTTCATCATGGGCTGCGCGGGAGCCTTTACGTGGATACTTACCACCTCCGGGGTGACGAAGGAGCTTACGGACCTTCTGCTCTCGCTGACCAGCGACCGGAACGTAATGCTCTTTATTATCACGGTCATCTTCGTTATCGCGGGCTGCTTTGTCGATTCAGCCTCCGGTTTTTATCTGCTGCTGCCAATACTGCTGCCGATCATTAAGGAGATGAACTATTCTCCGATCGCCTTCGGCGTCATCGCGACGGCGAACTTTGCCCTTGGTCAGGTGACGCCGCCCGTCGGCTCGAACCTTTTTGTCGCCTGCAATATCGCCGACGTCACGATGAAATCCCTCGTCGCCAAGGTGTGGCCCTTTCTCATCGCGGGTTTTGTCTGCCTGCTGCTGATCACCTACATGCCGTGGCTGATAACCTTCCTGCCGGCGCTGATGGGGATGAAGCTGTAGGCCATGCATATAACAAAAGAGGAGATCCGGCAGCGGCAGGAATATCTGCGCTACACGATGGCGGAGATGGACGTGGACGCCCTCTGCGTCGGCGCCTCAGCGCAGATAGATACGAGGGGGATATTCCGTTATCTGATAAATTATTACCTTCCGGTCTTTGAGGAATACCTTGTGATCCCCCGCCGGGGGCCGGTCGTGCTCTTTACGCATGACGGCTGCGGGGCCGATTATGCGAAAGCCTTCGGTGTCGTTGACGAGGCGAGGCTCATACCAGAGGGCGAATATGCCGCGGCCCCCGCCGCCTGTGTGGTATCTTTCCTGAACGATATCGGCTGTAAAACCGCCGGTACCGCCTGGGGCAGGGGAATATCAGCGTCGTTCTGTCTCTCTTTCCAGAGTCGCCTTGGTAATATCAAAACAAAAGACTTCGCCGCCGTGCTTGACCGGATGAGGATGCTTAAGAGCCCGGCGGAGACAGCCCTCATCAAAGAGGCGGTAAAATTAAATGAATCTGTCCTCGAGCGGTATCTTGGGAATATCGCAGCGGGCGGCAGCGAACTGGACGCGGTCAGCGACGCCTCTTACTATGCGCTGCAGAGCGGCGCGGAAGACCTTTACTGGATGACCTCATCCGCAAAAGTTCCTGCCCCCGGCTTCCTCGCCGCTTCGAGGGCGCGTCCCCGCCGCTGGCGGCCTGGGGACTATCACTATGTCGTGCTTGAACATTCATGCCGCGGCGGCTATTTCAGCGAGATCACCCAGCTGGTCTCCTTCGGCAGGCCTAAAGACGAATACGTCGAAGCCTACAGAGCTGTAACGGCGGCGCAGAAGGCGGCAGCTGACGCTATAAGGCCCGGCGTTCCCGTCTCGTGGCTTGCCGATGCCGCGCAGAATGTACTGGTGGAATACGGCTATTGTCATAAAGAGGACGGCCCTTCACCCTGCATCGGCCACTCTCAGGGGTTGGACGCCTGGGAGCCGCCGC is drawn from Cloacibacillus porcorum and contains these coding sequences:
- a CDS encoding AMP-binding protein, which translates into the protein MRRLIVKLILRLFFRVKVKGWENWENAGEGVLIAPNYVSFIDPLILAAFLPEKVPFAIERRLTKKRFAGLFLPIADTHILDADAPLSLKYFLNLLKNGGRCVIFPELQPTTIGNPMKVSQGVAMIADHTKAKILPIHIKGTERTPFSRIQHKRGVRFFSEVTITVFPVQNLNIPEGLTGSKRNAAAGRALERIMDEASLAARRKRKPFWDILLDARREFGGNVRIFSDAGAKPVTYNGFITRILLIEEALRRQNLEGDNIGVLLPTSLGGVISMYALQKIGKVPAMLNFSLGPRSLVNCCRTASIRTVVSSRRFIELGKLEALSQAIEEAGIRIFWLEDAAQLITTGKKLSAALRTFFLRSNLVSPEAEEKPAVVLFTSGSEGAPKGVVLSYKNLNTNHAQMFTRVDFYRSDRVLNAMPIFHSFGLCGVFMPVSLGFFVYLYPSPLHYKTIAAICYDERITLLFATDTFLAGYAKAASDNYDFATMRLLVQGGEKLRASTQQTWFERFNVRITEGYGVTEASPVVANNYYAHHKTGTVGTIVAGLQYRLEPVDGVHDGGRLWLKGDNIMLGYLRISNPGVLEPPKDGWYDTGDIVHIDDEGYVTILGRAKRFAKIGGEMISLAAVEEAIYEIWPEEQHAVTMMHGANRETLTAVTTMTDMKRDDLRQKLSDLGMAEIAIPKKLIHMETIPLLGNGKTSYVELDEMLKSMSAEE
- a CDS encoding TRAP transporter large permease, whose translation is MTGLILIGVFFSLLILRVPVAASMGLAAFAGIVQMGYKISVFPTVFYAAIAKYTMLAIPFFILAGVIMDHAGISKRLINLANACVGHRRGGLAVVTVIVACFFAAISGSGPATVAAIGGVLIPAMSKQGYDKNFATALVASSGGIGMIIPPSIPFIIYAMLAEVSVGTMFMAGIVPGLLFGLFFVAAALLYLRKDKNLILQEKCSLHTRWQAFRSAVWALLMPVIILGGIYGGIFTPTEAAGVAVAYGLFVGVCVYREIKVKELWAVMVDSFVSSAIIMFIMGCAGAFTWILTTSGVTKELTDLLLSLTSDRNVMLFIITVIFVIAGCFVDSASGFYLLLPILLPIIKEMNYSPIAFGVIATANFALGQVTPPVGSNLFVACNIADVTMKSLVAKVWPFLIAGFVCLLLITYMPWLITFLPALMGMKL
- a CDS encoding TRAP transporter substrate-binding protein, with protein sequence MVKKLALVLSIALMATALFTSSGFASTTIKIGHVLNTDHSWHRNLTGFANEVKKETDGRVVIQLYPSGQLGNEKDMVEGLTFGTVDGGLIGGGSFQSIDPKFGIEALPYAWPTHEAAYKAFDGKLGKYLFDLLGQKGIVGLAWWENGFRHITNNKKPIVKPEDLKGLKIRVTPDKMRLDTFKLLGAAPMAINFGELYSALQQGVVDGQENPYAIIYSNAFNEVQKYLSKSGHIWGSAVLCVNSDVWNKLSAKDKETVKKLAQKWCVAQRKETIKEENEFLGKLKAKGMEINDVDKPAFQKAVQPVWKSYESTFGKELMDMVREYGK
- a CDS encoding cupin domain-containing protein, translated to MALIRQDEKPEITANLRGGSGEARIFASPLISSCGPLTFASRIELAPGASIGLHRHEDDEEVYAVVSGEGLYIYDGGECPAHAGDIFTTKKGMSHALKNCGGVPLIFFAVVAK
- a CDS encoding helix-turn-helix transcriptional regulator; its protein translation is MAKSFAVLLREYRGDRSQAKVSEILDISPAYYSELERGKKEPSYRILIQIVERSGRGLAYWLDAEALSAPEDAARLSSGTASDEKMRPLTVPEITTMLGRVWYSIDSASAFSGADREIIADMLDACRRSLDRSGKENI
- a CDS encoding TRAP transporter small permease, which gives rise to MKKIEFLLSKFEEIIMVAGGLLMVFMNFANVVCRYLLPTTPFSYTEELVVLLFVWVSMFGISYAYRRRAHTLLTILSDNIPGKFQIIIVVISMCASMLLMFLIAKTGYGMVMNQLKYNQILPGMKIPVAVMGWAVPLGAAAALLSAAASGCEEIRTLMAGEREEI
- a CDS encoding DctP family TRAP transporter solute-binding subunit yields the protein MKKLLAKIAVVSLTLSLLGAPSYAAAKSIELKLSHATPRSSTWHQGAEKFASIIKEKTSAKYDIKIYPSDELSGGNQVAGIELLQTGVTDIHMQDALVWSAIAKKSILPCFPWLLPTYKDVDAAMRGEGGKAMKKVINEVGVVCLAIGENGYRQVVNNRNPIQKPADMKGLKIRVPGSNVHVNLLKYIGADPITMNQSEVYTSLQQGTIDACENTIDLLFTQNTLEVVKFISLWNYSYDPIYFSVSTELWERLSAEEKKIFQEAATEAMAYQVKVTREKDLQLRKRLGEYKVKVVSELSPEGLQAFKKAVAPIYKDYKKEFGEEIFKQFGYKF
- a CDS encoding M24 family metallopeptidase, with the translated sequence MHITKEEIRQRQEYLRYTMAEMDVDALCVGASAQIDTRGIFRYLINYYLPVFEEYLVIPRRGPVVLFTHDGCGADYAKAFGVVDEARLIPEGEYAAAPAACVVSFLNDIGCKTAGTAWGRGISASFCLSFQSRLGNIKTKDFAAVLDRMRMLKSPAETALIKEAVKLNESVLERYLGNIAAGGSELDAVSDASYYALQSGAEDLYWMTSSAKVPAPGFLAASRARPRRWRPGDYHYVVLEHSCRGGYFSEITQLVSFGRPKDEYVEAYRAVTAAQKAAADAIRPGVPVSWLADAAQNVLVEYGYCHKEDGPSPCIGHSQGLDAWEPPRISGDERITIRPGMRFNIHPAVTLPDGAKITSCLSYLSTESEAELLSALPGEIVVI
- a CDS encoding NeuD/PglB/VioB family sugar acetyltransferase is translated as MMEKKDKVFLIGAGDHAKVVLSTLEACGVECAGIYDDNPELWGRTLWCLPIIGPVSEMPDTPDTMAVIAIGSNVVRRRIRERFREACWPVFVHPMGIVHSSVRLGEGTVVFAGCIIESDAVIGKQSIINSGCFIGHDSRIGDFCHMAPKSAIADSVTLGNGVFLGLGSMVRPYTTILDDVTVGMGSSVVKKLGPGGTYVGTPAKRIMTPVIDKD